CAAGGAGGGCCACGACGTGGTGATGGCCTCCAATAGCCATCTTTACTTCGACCACTATCAAGCTCCGGCTGCCGATGAGACGGCCAAGGGCAAGCAGTTCGAGGCAATCGGAGGCTTCCTCCCCATCTCCAAGGTCTACTCCTACGACCCGGTTCCCAAGGCGCTGACCGCCGAGGAAGCCCGACATGTCCTCGGAGTGCAGGCCCAGCTCTGGACGGAGTATATGAAGGATTGGGACAAGGTGGAATACATGGCCTTTCCCCGGATCTCAGCTCTGGCCGAGATCGCCTGGACACCGGTGGAACGAAAGAACTACGATGACTTCCGTGCCCGCTTGGATGGTGTCTTGAAACACTATGATGCCGCCAAGGTGAAGCGGGCCGAGCCGTTCGATCCGCCGAAGCCCCAGACAAAGGATGGCAGCACGGTCGAGACTTCGCTCGAGAGCTATCAAGAGCACTGGGCGGAACTGGCTTACGATGGCAAGCCCGACACCTTCTTCTGGGCTGACCGGTCCTTGAAGGCGGGCGACCACCTTACGCTCACGCTTCGTGCTGCAGTCTCCGGCAAGGCGCGGGTCATCACGGGCGGCAAGGCCAGTCGGAATGGGGACAAGCTTGGGGAAGGTGTTCTGGAAGCCTCATCGGATGGTAGCAAGTGGGCCGAGGTTGCTTCTTTCAAGGAGGGCATCGCCGAAGGCCCTCTTCCGCCGGCAACCACCAGCCTGCGCATTCGCGTGACGAAGCCCCAGGAGAATTGGTTGATCATCCACGAGATCGAGGTGGAATAAACCAGTCTGCCCATCGGGCGAGCTTACTTCTTTGGAAGCAGTGCAGCCTTCCCCAAGGTCAAGATTGCCAAGGCGGCTCCGAGCGTAAACCCCGCGATGCTAGGCCAGTGGCCAGCGAGAAGTGCTGGCTTGAAAAGCAAGCAGGCAACGAGAAGGGATGCGAGAGGCAGCATGGCGAGCCGGATGAGTCCTTGTGACGATGCGTGTTCGCTGCTGGTGCTTCTGGAATCTTTGTCGCCCCAACCCTCGCGCAACATCGCAATGATCCCCCGGGGCAATGAGGAATAGCGCGAAGGTTGCTCCGAAGGGCCCGACCGCTTCCCTGATGAAATCCAGCATCTCCTGCGATCTACTAGGAGATCCGTATGCTCTTGGCGGCGATAAAATCGGAAGGAGTTTGTTCGTCGATCATGCAAAAAGGGGTGTCCGCGCATCGGTGCCGACACCCCGGTGAATCAAGAATCACTCCCTAAAAGTAGTGGTCCCGCAGCGCACCATCGTAGTCGCCGGTGCGCATGCAACAGTTCTTGAAATTTGGAACTGGAACCGCAGGGACACGGATCATTCCGGCCGAGCTTTTCACTGAGTTCCTTGTCTCCGTTGACCACCCGGTGACCGCGCTTCACGCGCGTTTCGGATGGGAAGCCCTTACGGCGCTTGCTGCTGCGTTCATAGAAAGCAGCAGTCGTCTTGATTTGGTTTTGGTGTCGTCATGGCAACCTCCTTTGTTTTGTTGCGGCGGAGAGCCTGATCTTCCTGTTTCGGAGCTGTCGAGCCTGCTCTCCGGAAAAGAAAAGGGCGGGCATCGCTGCCCGCCCTTCTCCAGAATGGAAAGATCGACCTGAGGTTCCTTAGAACTCCACTTTGCCGCGGCCCTGAACGCGCTTCCAAACGGGGCCCTTGGGGTCGTAGGGCGGCGCGTTGTCCGCATTGGTGGGTTCCGGCAGGCCACCGTCCAGGCGGAAGAGCGGAAAGATGGGGGATCCGCTCGGGCTCGACTCATACTTCTGGCCGATTTCCTCGATGAGAAGAGAAGCGCAGAAAAGACCGCCGGGGATTTCGCTGATCAGAATCTCGATCGGGTATTTCTTGCCGGCTTCCACCTCGAATTCCTTGCCGACCGCGAGTCCGCCGATCGCACCGTTCCAGTTGCGGGTGGTGTCATATTCGTAGAACTTTACCGGGAGCTTCACCGGGTAGTCACCCTCCTTCAGCTTGGCGAGCATGTTGTCGTCCTCGACTTCTTCCTTGAGCACCTGGATGCCTTTGCCGGAGAGGTGAACTCCTGTGGTACCGGAGGTGAAGCCGTGGTCGAAGACATGCTTGCCGTTGAAGCGGACCACGAGCACGTCGTCGCCCGCTCCCACGAAGCGGAACTTCCCGCTGCGGGGCGGGGTCACCATGCCGCGATAGACTACCACCCATAGCCTCGGCTGCACTTCCTTCTCGCAATTGAATGCGGCAGGTGCGCCTTCCGCGGCCATGATCGGGATGTAGATCTTGGTCTGATAGAGCTTCTGGGAAGCCTGATAGTAGTCCTTCAGGACGCTCTCCCTCCACCCCCGATTGGTGAATTCCTTGATGATGTCGCGAATGTTCTCGGTCGTGACCTCGGACTGCTTCTTTTTGTTCGTCTGCTTGAGATCGTAGAAGGTGCCTTCAAGCGCGTTCTCGTTCGGGTTGATCATCCCGAAGGGATTGACCAGACCGGTACCGCCGGGAGTCAGGCCCATGCCGGAA
This portion of the Luteolibacter luteus genome encodes:
- a CDS encoding SEC-C metal-binding domain-containing protein, with amino-acid sequence MKRGHRVVNGDKELSEKLGRNDPCPCGSSSKFQELLHAHRRLRWCAAGPLLLGSDS